The DNA region GGTGTGGATGAAGCGGGCAGGGGACCCCTGGCGGGGCCAGTAGTAGCAGCCGCGGTGATTTTTAAGGCTGGCAATATTCCTGAGGGCATAAAGGACTCTAAGGAATTACGCCCCTGCCAAAGAAGCAGCTTATCTGAAGCAATCAAGGAAAAAGCCGCTGCCTGGTCTGTCGCAGCCGTTTCAGCGGACCAGGTCGACGCCCTGAATATCTTGCAGGCAACTATCAGGGCAATGACTGCAGCAATTAGTGCATTAAACATCGAGCCCCAATACATTATTACAGATGCAGTCCGGCTTCCTGGAATAATGATCCCACACCTGCCTTTGGTACAAGGGGACCGGCTTTGTGTATGCGTGGGAGCAGCGTCAATTCTAGCTAAAGTTAACCGTGATAATTTAATGGACCTGTGGTCAAGAGAATATCCTCAATATGGCTTTAACCAGCATAAAGGCTACCCAACGCCGGAACATCTTAAGGCTCTCCGGAAATACGGCCCGTGTCCTATTCACAGGAAAACATTTAAAGGTGTAAAAGAACTGCTGGGAGTTGCAGGCCAAATAAAATGACAAACTGCAGAATAGCTTTGGGAAAACTTGGCGAAGAGTATGCATTTGAGCAATTGAAAAAGATGGGATACCGCATCCTGTGCCAGAATTACCGCAGTCCGGCAGGAGAATTGGACATTATCGCTGAACAGGATGGCAGCCTTGTTTTTATTGAGGTGCGCACAAAGACTTCCCATCGTTTCGGAACCCCGGCAGAGTCCATCACAAGAAAAAAGCAGGAAAAATTAAGACAAATGGCCATGATTTACATTTCCAGTAACCGATTATTCGGGAAACCCTGCCGGTTTGATGTTGTTTGTGTGGAAGTCGACAGGGCCGGGAAATGTGAGAGGTTAGAAGTCATTAAACAGGCCTTCTAGAAAAAAAGGCGATTATATTGCCTTCTGCTCTTTTTCAGCAAGCGCCTGTCAGCTTTGCAACCACAATTACCCAGCCCTTAATGAAGGATTTGCTCCCAGGCAGATTAATCAAGCGAATTAATAACCAGACCGGTAATTAACTTGGGATAAAAATAAGTTGACTTTTGCGGCATTTTCTCCCCTGCCTGAGCAACAGTTGTAACTTCGGAGATTTTGGTAGGGTTAAGGAAAAAAGCGAGCTGTTGTTGTCCGTTCAGAACCTGGAGCTGTGCCTCTTGGGCGCTCCTGGTGTAAGTCAGGTTTGTTTCATTTGCTCTCTGTTTGCTTCCAATCCCCAAAATGTTTTCTAAAATAATGTTGTGGAGTATTGAGACATCCAGGCTGGCCCAATCTGCAGTAGCCCCGGAGTGGGCAAATTCGAGAGGTTTAATGCTTTGCCGTAATGCCAGCAAGTAGCCGGCATCCCCGCCTGCGAATAAACCAAAGGCCGTACGGCTTTTGCCTTTTTCTGCCAACTTATCAATTAAACCCTGGATACCCTCCGCCTCCATAAGAACCGGCTCAATTTCAAAGTAGGGGGCAATCTTTTCCAACAAGCTGTCCTGGCGGAAGTCGATCAGGTTTTTGAGCAGGCGATGGGTAGGGTAAATCACCAAGCCCGGATCTGTTAAGTTTACCAGCACCATCATTACATAATTAGCTCCTGGTTTGCAGTTTTGTCCAGATTCTTTCTTGAAATGAAGCGCGGTTTCATAACGGTGGTGGCCGTCGGCAATAAATACCTGCAGAGGTGCGAAAATCTCAGCCACACGGTTGATTGTTTCGGGATTGTCCACCGCCCAGAGCTTGTGGACTACGTTGAATTGGTCCTTAGCATTTGCCTCAGGCTGTTCCAGGTTTGCCTTGGCTGCTAATAATTCAACGATTTTTCCTTCCGGTTCATTGTAAAGTCCAAAAATCGGGCTAAAGTTTGCGTTACAGGCCCGCATCAATTCAAGGCGGTCCGCTTTATGTTTAGGCATGGTCTCTTCGTGGGGTAAAACTATTCCTTGGCTGTAATCCGTTAACTCTACCCGGGCGAAAAACCCGGTGCGGGTTATCAGCATTCCGTTATGATCAAACTCCTGTTGGTACAGGTAAAAAGCAGGTTTGGGGTCATTGAGCAACACTTCTTCTTGCAACCATTGAGAAAATGTTTTTGCTGCCCTGGTATAGCGATTATCTTTTTCAGTATCGCCTGAGAAGGTCTTGCCCAGCTCTAACCGGATTATGTTAAAAAGATGTTTTTGGTAAAAGTCCTCTTGTTCAAGCGGATTGATTATATCGTAGGGAGGGGTAACCACTTCATCTAGGTTGTTTACCTTTCTCTCGTTGTATCTAATCCCTTGGAAGGGTGTAATTTTTGCCATAGCATCACTTCCTTCACGTTATGTTAAAAACTTGGTTAAATTTTATTATAAGAGACAGCAAATAACAAGGGTTTTGATAGATGATCGCTGCAAGGGAAAGGGGTATGCTGGTGTTAGCTAAAGTTCGCAGCTGTGCCATGACTGGACTTGACGGTTATGAGGTGGAAGTTGAAGTTGATA from Syntrophomonadaceae bacterium includes:
- a CDS encoding YraN family protein, whose amino-acid sequence is MTNCRIALGKLGEEYAFEQLKKMGYRILCQNYRSPAGELDIIAEQDGSLVFIEVRTKTSHRFGTPAESITRKKQEKLRQMAMIYISSNRLFGKPCRFDVVCVEVDRAGKCERLEVIKQAF
- a CDS encoding DUF1015 domain-containing protein; this encodes MAKITPFQGIRYNERKVNNLDEVVTPPYDIINPLEQEDFYQKHLFNIIRLELGKTFSGDTEKDNRYTRAAKTFSQWLQEEVLLNDPKPAFYLYQQEFDHNGMLITRTGFFARVELTDYSQGIVLPHEETMPKHKADRLELMRACNANFSPIFGLYNEPEGKIVELLAAKANLEQPEANAKDQFNVVHKLWAVDNPETINRVAEIFAPLQVFIADGHHRYETALHFKKESGQNCKPGANYVMMVLVNLTDPGLVIYPTHRLLKNLIDFRQDSLLEKIAPYFEIEPVLMEAEGIQGLIDKLAEKGKSRTAFGLFAGGDAGYLLALRQSIKPLEFAHSGATADWASLDVSILHNIILENILGIGSKQRANETNLTYTRSAQEAQLQVLNGQQQLAFFLNPTKISEVTTVAQAGEKMPQKSTYFYPKLITGLVINSLD
- a CDS encoding ribonuclease HII, with the translated sequence MIDWEQEIRKKGYALIAGVDEAGRGPLAGPVVAAAVIFKAGNIPEGIKDSKELRPCQRSSLSEAIKEKAAAWSVAAVSADQVDALNILQATIRAMTAAISALNIEPQYIITDAVRLPGIMIPHLPLVQGDRLCVCVGAASILAKVNRDNLMDLWSREYPQYGFNQHKGYPTPEHLKALRKYGPCPIHRKTFKGVKELLGVAGQIK